In Chaetodon trifascialis isolate fChaTrf1 chromosome 4, fChaTrf1.hap1, whole genome shotgun sequence, one DNA window encodes the following:
- the r3hdm4 gene encoding R3H domain-containing protein 4 — MVVLTNNNEEQDYILIEERKCTSLPSSPAKRVSPTKKKQFYINQAIRNSDLIPRAKGKKSLRRQENTRFLANLLERDECSKDDLEVCSNPAIPSIFTEACTNGNYIEPWNDFMNCSGEEQERLLSLLEQEGAKKKNTTRLLNDERNVNVAFSAQDCFQRIDRRLRLTLRRKQIPIGTLEVLEENLVSFFNAQPHSVYTTNLASSFERLLLHAICQYMDLVSASTDNNGSRQTEVVNKQDEFLPPALLLSAYMEQMS; from the exons CCTGATAGAGGAGCGTAAATGCACCTCTCTGCCCAGTTCTCCCGCCAAGCGAGTGTCACCAACCAAAAAGAAGCAGTTTTATATCAACCAAGCCATCCGCAACTCTGACCTCATTCCCCGAGCCAAAGGCAAGAAGAGCCTCCGCCGTCAGGAGAACA CACGCTTCCTTGCTAATCTTCTTGAGAGGGATGAGTGCTCCAAAGATGATCTGGAAGTTTGCAGTAACCCAGCcatcccatccatcttcactgAGGCCTGCACCAACGGGAACTACATAGAG CCATGGAATGACTTCATGAACTGCTCtggggaggagcaggagaggctgctgtctctgctggagCAGGAGGGTgccaagaagaaaaacaccaccCGGCTCCTCAATGATGAGAGGAATG TAAATGTGGCCTTCTCTGCTCAGGACTGCTTCCAGAGAATCGATCGCAGACTGCGATTGACTCTGAGGCGGAAACAAATCCCCATA GGAACTCTGGAAGTACTTGAGGAAAACCTTGTGAGCTTCTTCAACGCTCAACCGCACTCAGTTTACACAACCAACCTCGCCAGCAG CTTTGAGAGACTGCTGCTTCACGCCATCTGCCAGTATATGGACCTCGTCTCTGCAA GCACCGACAACAACGGCTCACGTCAGACTGAAGTGGTGAACAAACAAGACGAATTTCTGCCTCCCGCACTTTTGCTGTCTGCCTACATGGAGCAGATGAGCTGA